The segment AAGTGTTTCCTGCAGCCTGACCCTGTCCGTGCCCCAGGAGGGGGTCATCGCGCTGCAGCCCGTACCCCGTGCACTTCTGGGGTTCCCCCCCATCTACTCCCCAGGGTCGTGTGGACTGGACCAGTGCTCCTTCCCCGGGCGTGCCACCTGTGCTGCTCTGCAGTGGGGTGccgctgggggggtgggggcgtgccTGGCCCCATGCTCCCGGCCCCGCCGAGTGGGAGCGGGATCCCCGAGGCCAGGCCCTGGCGTGGGGGTCCCTGGGCCGGGTGCTGCTCTCTCCGCCCACCCCACCCTAGGGCTGCACGTTTGGCCGGACGCTGGAGGGGAAACCTcaggggctccctcctggctttgTCCTGCAGGTCGAGGCCCCCGGCGTCCCCCGTCCCCGAGCGAAGCTTATGGCTGCTGAGCAGAGACCACCCCGGGCCCAGGTGAGCCCCTGCTTCCGCGGGTCCCCTCCGGCCCTGCACCCTGGCCTGCCTGGAGAACAGGCTTCTTTGTCTCATCCTGAGCATTCCGCGTTAGTGTCTCATTCTCACTGCAGCCCTGTCTCaggcgcccccgcctccctcaAGGGCCCACTCGGGCCGGGTTCTGGCTTCCTGCGGGTCGCCAGAGTCTTGTCCCTGCGTCCCGGTGCGGGACACCAGGGACCCCGGGCTCCCAGAGTTCaggttccccccccaccccacccctgcgcgGGCGCGCCCAGCAGCTGCGGGTCTTGCAGGTGCCTGTGACCTTTGAGGACGTTGCAGTGTGCTTCACCCGTGAGGAGTGGCGCCGGCTGGGCCCGGGGCAGAGACGTCTGTACCAGGAGGTGATGCTGGAGAACTACAGCCACCTGGTCTCCCTGGGTGAGCCGGGAAACAGGGTGCTGGAACCGGGAACCTCGGTGCCCGATGCGGCAGGGCGGGGCAGCCTTGCCCGGGACTCTGCAGGATGAAAAGGAGGAGCCAGTCCCTTTCGTGGGCGGGGGAAGGAGCGCAGAGTGTCCCGTGGGCGCCCGCCCTGGTCAGCACATCCTCAGCCatagccccccctcccccgttccTTGGCGTTGTTTGGAGTCATTCACTTTGCCGGCTCGGACCTGCGGGGTGGCTGGAGACTTACCCTGGCTTTGAGCTCTCTAAAGGAGCAGCAGCAACGTAGGCCCCTATTCACTACCTATTGCATTATTGCCCGAGAATTTATaagggttttttgggtttttttttttttttgagtttggggccataccctcaGGTGCTCAGGAGCGCCCCCTGACGGTTCTCCGgagtattcctggccctgtgctcagtagtgacccctggtggtgtttgggatgcCCTCCAGGGTGCCAGGGAACGAATCCAGGTCAGGGTGTCTGTGTGGCGAGTGCCTTCccttctgtgctgtctctcaggtcGCTGTGTTCTCTCCGTGGTCCCCCCGGCCCTTTTCTTAGATACCTGcctatgaatttattattttggggaggggggacagggttGGGCAGCATCTGGCATTGCTCTGGTGCTCTCCTGGCTGCGTGCTTGGGGTTCATTCCCTGCGATGATCCCTGTGTGCTGCACGGGTTTGAAGGCAAACTCCTTAGCCCCAGCCCCTGGTTAGCTCTCTCACATATTTGCATCCAGTGTATTCATCTAGCAGGTTCCTCCTGTAGGAAGTGTCAGCCTTGTCAGGGCTGTGCAGCTCTCAGGTTTCTAATACAGAACTCACACCTACTCAGGTCCCGCCTGTCCCTTGCTGCTCTTTACACTGCCATCAGGTGCTGGGAACAgacgttccctccctccctcctcctccttaccTGCCCCCAAATCCTGTATTATCACCAATGAGGCtccccacatctttttttttggggggggtgcacatttggcgatgctcagggtgtcTCTTCAGCCCCGCCTCTCTTCGTTCTGTGTTGATACCGTCTCTTTCTTCTCCCGGTGGCCGAACAGGATTATCCTTGACCAAACCCAGCGTGATCTCCTTGCTGCAGAGAGAAGACTCCTGGATGGTGAAAAGAGAAGGTTCTGGAGACGCCTGTCCTGGTGAGGGGGGTGGGCAAGGAGGGAGGCCTGGAGACAGCTGCAGccacagcaggggtgggggtgtgtgtggccgTAGTTGCTGGTCGAATGTGCATTCAACAGGATCACGCCAACAGAcagtctgccaggaatcactgaTTCCCCCCGCAGAGGCTCAGGGGATTGGAAGATGGAAGGAACTGGGTTTAGAAAACCGGGGTTATGGATGGTGGGGGGGGTCGCACCCCACAGCCTTATAAAGCACAGCTGTGAGCAGGATCTCTGCCCTGGGAGTCAGACGATCCAGAAAGGGGTTTGAGCCAGAAAACACAGGGTCCTCGGTCTTCGAGCAAAACTCTTGGCCcgaggggctggaaccatagcacagcagggaggacatttgccttgtatgaggccgacctgggttcaattcccagcatcccatatggtcctctgagcaccgccaggattaattcctaagtgcagagccaggagtaacccctgtgcatcgccgggtgtgacccaaaaaccaaaataaataaataaataaataaaaataaaaaataaagcaggatCGAGCTGTGGGGACCTGCACGGTGGGCGCCAGTCAGGGCTGCCGTGACGGACACAGGGAGGTCAGGGCCGTGTGAAGGACACAGAGGGAGGTCACAACTgctgtgaggggggagggggacagaggagtGTCGGGCTGGTGCTGGGTGGTGCCGAAGCTTAGGGCTGTGGGGTAGCAGAGCAGagccgccccccgggccccccccctTCATCAGCCAGGAGAAGGCTGAAGAGCCCGGGCTGACGGAGAAAGCCGCGGGAGCCAGGGACGGctgtggcaggggctggagcggagCAATGGACAGCGGGAGAGAGACTCTGGCTCCAGAGGTTCAGGCCTGGCCCGCGGTTACCCGCCCTGGGGGAGACCTCGCACCTGGGCTCCGTGCCGGGCCAAGAAGTCCGGCTTGGAGAACACCGGCCAGTACTGGTGGGACTCCCTATGGGGGCTGAGGCACATGTTCTGGAACATTCCAGAGGGGGAATGCCCAGTTCCAGTCAGGGATTTGGTTGGGCCGTGTGGCGAAGGCTTCTGTGAGGCCTTGTCTGAGCTGGGGGGCCACGGGCCTGGTGGGGGAGGCGTGTTTGAGGCTCAGACTTACTCCCTCAGCACGTCCAGAAACGCCACCAGGCGTTGCCTTAAACTGTTGAACAACGGTGCTACCAGTGCGAGCAAATCCATCCACGCCTCTCGGCGTGACGTGAGTCTGTGTCATTCTCCCAGGCGTGCCTGTCACCGAGCCCTGCTctgcccggccccgcgcacaGCCTCTCTGGGTGCACAGAGGGGGCCCGGCCCACACTTGGCTTCCTGCCTACCTGTGGCGCGTGTGTCGATAAATCCAGGCAACGCCTCTCTGTGTACATGGACTGTGAAATCCTCCCCTGGCCCATGTGATGCTCGTTCCTGCAGGTCACATCTGCAGGTGCTCGAGTCTTGTTGGCGTGCGGGAGAAATTAGTCATCACTGGAGATATCTGACTCTGTTCTCATTAGAAATAAATTAGCAACTCTGGGAAAGCActgggacagcgggtagggtgcttgctttgcacgcggccaatctgggttcgattcctgacactgtatatggtcccctgagcccatcaggagtgatccctgagcagagccatgagtatgccctgagcaccgccaggtgtggcccaaagacacacacacacacacacacacacacacacacacacacacacacacacatacacacatttgtctgccaggagtaactcctgagttcagagccaggaataagtgctgGATAGGagtagcatcactgggtgtgatcccccccaaaaaaaggagaggaaaaggaggtATATTTCTTGAGAGCTGAATTAGGAGGGGACAGAGAGTTTAGATGGGATAAGGCATTTATCTTGCGATGGCCACCCTGgcggcttgatccctggcactgcatggagtcccctaagcccctccaggaggctCAGgggcgagcacagagccaggagtattccccatgcactgctggacattggccccaaaaccaaaaatatcaagCCATATATATTCTATACCATGATATGAAAATATAACCACGCCCCACTAAGCACATTGGTACCTGCTATTGTAAGGAGCGTGGATTACAGGTACAGGTTGAGAAAGGACTCAGAAACATCCCCTGAATCCAGACGGAGATCTGAGATGAATCTAATCGACGTGGAGGAATTTGGCTTGAGGGAATGAAGGGGAGATTTTCCGGTTAGGGATCCTTACAGACAGAAGAGGGGACTCTGGTCTTTAGTGCCAACCACTTTTCTGTCCTGCCCTGCTCTCTTGCGTTCCCCCTCTTTTTCCCAGTCAGATACCCTGACCCTCTTGAGACCCCACCACTGTTCCGTTCGTTTCTTCTTGGTCTCCAGATCAACATGAACCGTCTCCaatttctcccccctctccttcaGGATGGAAGGGCAGCAGTCAGACGGCCAAGCCGACTCGCACCCGAGGCTCATGCCAGGAGCTGACGGGGAAAAGCGCTACCAGGAAGGGGCCCCTGGACTTCAAAGCAGCCAACAGCTGCGCCCCCAAAAACAGAGCGGAGAAGAAAGAAAGTGTCCAGCCAGCCTTGCTCGCCCACCGGAAGGCGCTGGCCGCAGGAAGGAGGCCCAGGAATGCTGACCCTGCCCAGACCTGGCGCCCAGAGACAGACCTCGAGGGGCAGCAGAGGGTTCCCCAGGAAAACCCACCGCCCACCAGCAAACTACCGGGAAAGCGGTGCAGATGGAACCCGGCTTTGCCCACGGAGCCCCAGCGCTTGCAGTGCAGCTTCTGTGAGAAGACCTTCATCAACACGTCGTCCCTCCGCAAGCACGAGAAGAACCACAGCGGGGAGAAGCTGTTCAAGTGCAAAGAGTGCTCCAAGGCCTTCAACCAGAGCTCGGCTCTGATCCAGCACCAGATCACGCACAGCGGCGAGAAGCCCTACATGTGCCCCGAGTGCGGGAAGGCCTTCACCCTCAGCACGTCGCTCTACAAGCACACGAGGACGCACACGGTGGAGAAGTCCTACCGCTGCAAAGAGTGCGGGAAATCCTTCAGCCGCCGCTCTGGCCTCTTCATCCATCAGAAGATCCACGTGGGAGAAAACCCGCAGAAGTATCACCCGGGCAGGAAATCTGCCCTCCCGGAGGCTCCGAGGCCCAACGCCCGCAAGAAATCCTACCTGTGCAGCGCCTGCGGCAACGCCTTCAAATCCAGCTCGTCCCTGCGCTACCACCAGCGGATCCACACGGGGGAGAAGCCGTTCCGGTGTGGCGAGTGTGGCCGCGCCTTCAGCCAGAGCGCGTCGCTCATCCAGCATGAGCGgatccacacgggcgagaagccgtACCGGTGCCACGAGTGCGGGAAGGGCTTCACATCCATCTCCCGCCTCAACCGGCACCGGCTCATCCACACCGGGGAGAAGTTCTACAGCTGCGGCGAGTGCGGGAAGGCGCTGAGCTCCCACTCAACCCTCATCATCCACGAGCGCATCCACACGGGGGAGAAGCCGTGCAAGTGCAAGGTGTGTGGGAAGGCGTTCCGGCAGAGCTCGGCCCTCATTCAGCACCAGAGGATGCACACCGGGGAGCGGCCCTACCGGTGCGGcgagtgtgggaaaagcttcaggtgCAACTCGTCCCTGGGCAACCACCAGCGGATCCACACCGGGGAGAAGCCCTACCGCTGCGAGGCCTGCGGGATGGCCTTCGGGCAGAGCTCGGCGCTCATTCAGCACCGCCGCATCCACACCGGCGAGAAGCCGTTCCAGTGCGGCACTTGTGGGAAGACGTTCCGCCAGAGCTCGTCCCGGATTGCCCACCAGAGGATCCACACCGGGGAGAAGCCCTATGAGTGTGCCACGTGCGGGAAGCTCTTCAACCACAGGTCCTCCCTAACCAACCACTATAAAGTGCACATGGAGGAAGACACCTAGAAAGTCCCCGTGGCCCTCAAGCCAAAAGTGACTGGACATCATGCCGTAAGAATAGGATAATGCACAAGTGGAATGGCTGGGAAAGCCCGCTTTTCTCTATGGTTTTGGCCTTAGAGGCATTCGATTACAAGAAGAAACCTTGGCTGCATCAGGAGGAAAGTGGGAATTCTTTGGGGTCCGGCACTTTGGACACTGACGTGTCGAACTTAAACTGGAGACATGGACTTTTAAAATGTGGAACATagcaaaaaaaacaagaaaacaaaaaacctcacgggctggagcaatagcacagtgggtggggcgtttgccttgcacgcggccaacccaggttcgattcccggcgtcccatatggtcccccgagcactgccaagagtaattcctgagtgcatgagccagaagttacccctgtgcattgccgggtgtgatccaaaaagcaaaaaaaactaaaaacaaataaaatgtggaaCATAAACGATTCGTCTTTGTCTGTAGCATCAAGTCCTAGGTAGCGTGTGCCAAGTTCTTAAACATCATGGCGTGGGCAGAGATGTGCACTGGAGTTCTCACCTGAAAGACCTGATTGGGGGCGGGCACGAGAGGACAgcaggagggtgtttgctttgcatcccaccaacccaggcttgattcccctggtccccatcagaagtgatccccgagcacagaggcaggagcaagtcctcagcactgtgggtgtggccacaaGCCAAAAACAAACCTCATTGGTATTTTTCTTAAGTATCTTTTTTTATAGCAACATTTTAGTAGTATATGCAAACCTGATGAAGGGAATTACACATTTTTAGAGGAAGGGactaaattaaagataaaactgGACTCGGGAGCCAGAGGCAAAGGAGAGcggtgagggcgtttgccttgcacacagccaacctgggttctagcGCAGGCATCCCATTTCGTgtcctgggcccaccaggagtgatttctgagtgcagagccagtagtaacccctgaccaaaaaaataaataaataagtaatggaGTCTAAGCTACCTCTCAGTTTCTGAGGCTTGTCCTTTTGTGTATCCAGCATTGTTTTGTGCATTGAAATTGATTCAGATAAATATCCTTTATCTTCTTCCTTTGGTTCTAGTAATTGCTGTGGATGTCCCCATCCACAGCAATCTGCTTCCTAATTCACTTCTCAGAATTTAATTGCTCAGATCTTTTGGTTATGAATCTGTACACGCTATGTATTGTGGGTCTTagatattctgtatcactgtatcactgtcatcccattgttcattgatttgctgcagtggtcgccagtaacgtctccatttgtcctagccctgagattttagcagcctctcttcccaatggtgctgcattggaggcgctttcagggtcaggggaatgagacccaccattgtgtctctctgagagggagaactagacaataagaggtcgtaGCCGTGCactttcgggagctttgttttatagtctctgggtcttggccattgatgggattatacggctctgggggcagtttgtgtgtgtgactgccaagctactgggaaatggagggtctggtggaagaggcccaatcttgatccaagcaggcttggagatctcagctccgggtcctgcacacctgggttcctctgccggttccttcatgcgtgaggctcgcctgagcgtgtggagagtggccttgagcatggctgtggctgggttccagaggtcttcagctgccagggctctgctcggggtgggaagggaaactcaacccacccccctccgaggggccctggtgaagacagcctggcgtggggtatGAGACTCTGCATTAGATATTATGGCTCTGCATGAGATATTATTGAGTGGAAATAAAAGCAGATACATATTGAAACACCAAAGGATAGATTatcaaaataatgttcatgaatcTCGGGGCCTGTGTCAGAATTTTAGAAGGGACATCCATcctttgtgaattaaaaaaaaaataaaggattttctTGCTGCTACTTAGAcactatttaaagaaaataaaggaatcacatcacaaacaactttttttctttttctttcttgcttcagAAACCAActttggggcccagagagatagaatagcaggtaggctacttgctttgcacccagacctggttctttttcttttttcccccttttggaagttttatttttgtttggtttgtttgctttgggggccacacctggcgatgctcaagggttctcctggctctgtactcaggatttactcatagTGGTGCCTGgtggaccctatggaatgccacagattgaaccaaggtcagctgagtgcaaggcaggcgctTTACCCACGGTGCTACATCTtcggcccccagccccaacccccagcatcccctttggtgccctgagcctgccaggagtgcttcctgagtgcagggctaggagtaacccctgagcaccactgggtgtggcccccagaacaaacaaCAAACAGCTTTGGACTAGGTTCATGGCTAGGGAATACCCGAACCTTCTGGAAGTCACCAAGAATGGGCTTGAAGTTGAGGCACCTAAGCCAACGATAACCTGGACATGAGTCTTTCTTATTAAACATTCTGTAGGACATTATATTGCCACACAACAATGAGACTGAAGCTTCTGGAGGATGAGATTGAACTGAAAGCAACCTGAGCCATAAGAGGAAGCGGTACATGGGCAAGGATGCTGGAGTTCATCCTTGAAAGATTAGCAGACCGCCCAGAAGTACGGTgagccagcgggtagggcacttgccttgcacacagctgacccaggcttgatctctggcatcccacatgatcccccaaggactgccaggagtaattcctgagtacagagccaggggaaagccctgaggattgctggatgggccccaaaaccaaataaataaacacataataaAGAACAGTGCCAgagcctggactggagcaatagcacagcggggagggcgttcgcctcgcatgaagccaacccgggtttgattcctccatccccctcggagaggctggcaagctaccgagagtatccgcccgcacggcagagcctggaaagctccccgtggcgtattcgatatgccaaacacagtcacaacaagtctcacaatggagacgttactggtgcctgctcgagcagatcaatgagccacagggcgacagtgctacagtgctacagtgccagggCCTAAGCGAGAATATAGCAGgtaggcaattgccttgcatgcagccaacccaggttcaatccctggcatcccacatggccctctgatccctcctggtgggatcTGGTTCTGGTTCAGATCAGATCCTCTGAACCAGAACCTCGGAGTACCACTGGGTaggacccccaaaaaacaaaaattaagaaaacatttcttGAACATGGCTGGTCCcagttttctctctggcccctctctgagcattgcccggagtgccccctgagcaccaccagtgtggcctaaaagaaaaaacacttaGTGGACAGAGAGGAAACACCAGGATAGCTTTGTGACAATTCAAGGAAAGGACAAATGAGCAGGGGAAATGACAGATGCTAAGGTGTgtcagaattggggctggagagatagtacagtgggtcaggcggATGCCGTGTATGtggtctacccaggttcgatcctggcatcccatatggtcccctgagcactgccagaaaggaTCCCTAAGTGCAGGGTCAGTACCcacgctccccccccccgcctgagaactactgggtgtgccccccaaaccaaaaagtttgTGCTAGAAGAGGGTaggattttggggggggggcggtaagcAGAGGGTGCACACATGTcaaggctcaggggtcactcctggctctgcacccaggaattactcctgacagtgcttaggggtcaggtcagctgcatagaaggcaaacgtcctacccgctgtattattgtttTGGCTCAcagtcactgtaccactgtatcactgtcatcctgttgttcattgatttgctcgagcgggcaccagtaatgttcccattcgtcccagtcctgagatttttgcagcctctctttactcatccttcccagtggtgccgcgtTGGAggcttttccagggtcaggggaatgagacccatcattgttactggttttggcatatgagtacaccacggggagcttgccaggctctgccgtgtgggcaggaaactcagtagcttggcTCACATGGGGCAGATTATTAAAAGACCCGTTTACCATCCCTGAAAACGATTTTTAAAAGACCTGTTTGCCACACCTGAAGTTGAAATCAAAGGGGTCCGAGTGACGGTACAataggaaggacatttgcctcgcacatggcccacccaggttccacccccagcgtCCCACAgtctcctggcaccaccaggttagtttctgagtgcggagccaggagcaacccttgagcacagccacatgtgacccaaacacaagaCAAAAACTTAAAATCAAAGTTAAAATTAAGGAAGAAGGTTCTGGAGGTAGCGTGGAGAGACTGAGCGAAGGACGCGAAAGGGCTCGGAGTAGAGCGGCCCTGCACAGGCACACAGAAAGCCGTGTTTTCTCTTCAGATAGAAAGTTCATCTGATCATTCGGATCCTGTGTAAAATTCATACGTGAACCATTTTAACAGTCCAACTCCAATTTGCTGTCCTTGTCCAGGAGGgactagaaaaataattattaaaaataaataaataaatacataaatatgtaagtaaataaatTGGCCCAGAGagactccccctccctcccgtgcACCCAGTGACCCCCCCTTCCTCACGTGAGCCCAGGGACCCCTCCCTCCCATTCGCTCGAGACCCTCCCTCCTACACGTGAGCCCAGAGACCCCTCCCTTGAATGtgcccagagaccctccctccctcatttgagcccagagaccccctccccagcccagtgcCTAGGGCCAAATGCACGCAAGCTTTAATTCTGAGTGTTACCACCCGTGACTGAACTGCCACGCAGCTGGGGGCCAGGTCCTCAGGGGCTCTCCAGTGCTGACTGAGCAGCCGTCTGGGGGCTGTCCTGGACGGTGGCCCCGCCACCATTTGTCACCACTAGCCCGTTCCTCCTCCGACTACACTCctggtatttctctttctcctttggctGTGGGCCCcccgcccggcagtgctcaggggttactcctgctccccactcaggagtcactcgtgGGGGGCTCGGGAGCCAGCTGGGGTGCCGGGCACTGTGCACGtgagcaccctgcccgctgtactgtcaccctGGGCCTTCAGGTGTTATTTCTTGGTGCACAGAGTCAAGGCAGCGCGGCAAGGGTCGTGACTGTCGTCAAGGAAGCAAGTGCCTCGGTGGATGCATACACTAGTGCTTCCACTTTTCTGTCCCCCCTCCCACACTGTCACCCCACGGCCTTCCTCGGCACTGAGGGCAGCAAGCTGCATGTTGAATTCACGTATTAACTGGCCTGCCCATGAGAATACTAGCACCGTGAGAGCagctatttctattttatacCCAACTAATTCCAAGGAGCCTGGCACGGCATCTGACATCGAGAGAACATTTACTGAGTGTATTAAAATGACCTTAGGAGCTGCGAGCACATGATGCCTTAAAATTGACACCTTGAAATGATTACTCtgtgctttgatttttaaaaaatattaggcgGAATTTGAGAGATACGATAtccaagaatttatttttgaagctTCCCGGTCTGATGCACGAGGCAGTCCCACAGGTGGACACTCTCCCCTGGCCACCCGCCTTCCCCTCAGCCTTCTGGGGTCGGGCCCATCTgctcagcgccccccaccccctccggaCTCCCAGGACGTCACCAAGGGGGCTCCCAAGTGCAGTTTCCACGTGAAACAAAAGCACCCAATCCCCCCTAATTTTCTGGTGCCCTTGTCAGAAACTTCTGATCCTGTCCTATACTCCTCAATATTTGGGGGCCAAACTGCTTACGTACAGGGCACAGAAGTTTTATGGAAAGTGTTTTCAGGGGGCggtgctatagtacagtggggagggcgtttgccttgcacacagctgacctgggttcgatccccagcatcccatatggtccccggaacactgccaggaagtttccgagtgcagtgccaggtgtgatcccaccCAAAGTCCCCAAAGCCAAGTTGGCATGCTATCTTTATTTGGCCCACacccatattttttatttttgggggtgaggagtcttgggggcc is part of the Sorex araneus isolate mSorAra2 chromosome 2, mSorAra2.pri, whole genome shotgun sequence genome and harbors:
- the LOC129401579 gene encoding zinc finger protein 354A-like translates to MAAEQRPPRAQVPVTFEDVAVCFTREEWRRLGPGQRRLYQEVMLENYSHLVSLGLSLTKPSVISLLQREDSWMVKREGSGDACPGWKGSSQTAKPTRTRGSCQELTGKSATRKGPLDFKAANSCAPKNRAEKKESVQPALLAHRKALAAGRRPRNADPAQTWRPETDLEGQQRVPQENPPPTSKLPGKRCRWNPALPTEPQRLQCSFCEKTFINTSSLRKHEKNHSGEKLFKCKECSKAFNQSSALIQHQITHSGEKPYMCPECGKAFTLSTSLYKHTRTHTVEKSYRCKECGKSFSRRSGLFIHQKIHVGENPQKYHPGRKSALPEAPRPNARKKSYLCSACGNAFKSSSSLRYHQRIHTGEKPFRCGECGRAFSQSASLIQHERIHTGEKPYRCHECGKGFTSISRLNRHRLIHTGEKFYSCGECGKALSSHSTLIIHERIHTGEKPCKCKVCGKAFRQSSALIQHQRMHTGERPYRCGECGKSFRCNSSLGNHQRIHTGEKPYRCEACGMAFGQSSALIQHRRIHTGEKPFQCGTCGKTFRQSSSRIAHQRIHTGEKPYECATCGKLFNHRSSLTNHYKVHMEEDT